Within the Rosa rugosa chromosome 2, drRosRugo1.1, whole genome shotgun sequence genome, the region ctccccctccccctccaTCCATCACTTGAGGCCTTGAGctaaaccgaaaggcccagaaTGTGTTTTAAGTTGGGAGATGTAGCCAGAAAAATGGGTAAAAGGCCCAAAAAGGAGTAACGGGTTCCGTGAAGGAGGAAATGACAGCGAGGAGGACAGATTGCTTCGTTGTTGGAAACTGTTTGCTTTTGCCTTGACCTccctttcctctctctctctctcattctcttctcTCTGCTTACACACACCCACACACAGAGAATTCATAAATAAACTCCTCTAGTGCTTTCCTTTCTTTTGTTATTAGAATTCCAATTGAAATTCGCCGACGACTTGAGTAACAAGAAGAATGTCTTACGCCTATCTCTTCAAGTACATCATCATCGGAGATACTGGTATGATTGCTTACCCCGAGATCttcgtttctctctctctctctctctttctacgaCGATTTCGATTCCGATTCCGATTCCGATTTGTTGTTTTCCAGGAGTTGGAAAATCATGCCTTCTTCTTCAGTTCACCGACAAACGCTTCCAGCCGGTGCACGATTTGACTATTGGTGTTGAGTTTGGAGCTAGGATGATCACCATCGATAACAAACCAATCAAGCTCCAAATTTGGGACACGGTTTGTCACCTTCACCGGAAtcgatttctttttttctttttggaataTATATTAAGGAATTCTGAAGCTATTCTATTCTCAATTATCAGGCAGGTCAAGAGTCATTTAGATCCATTACACGATCCTACTATAGAGGAGCTGCTGGCGCTTTGCTTGTCTATGACATCACCAGGTacgctttcaatttcaatgtttcaACCACCACTGGGACTCAACACCCAACACACTATTATTTCATATACCGAGAATGCGTTTGCTCATTTGGAAAAACTGTGTTGTTCTTTTTGGAGAAACATTCACTAGGCACAGCTTGTTTGATTTCTATTTTTTGCTATCTTCCACTCTGTTCTATGGCATGTTAAGCCACTAGTACTGATAAGATGGCATTTTCGTTTACTCTTAGGAGAGAAACTTTTAATCACTTGGCTAGTTGGCTAGAGGATGCAAGGCAGCATGCTAATGCAAACATGACCATAATGTTAATTGGTAATAAGTGTGATCTTGCTCATAGACGAGCTGTGAGCACAGAGGAAGGGGAACAATTTGCAAAGGAACATGGATTGATCTTCATGGAGGCCTCTGCTAAAACTGCTCAGAATGTTGAGGAGGTGACGCACACTGACTTACTGCTACAAAATCATTGTCTTCATGATGTTTGATTTCCCCTTAATTAACACTGAATACTATTTTGGTTCGTTCCAGGCATTCATAAAAACTGCTGCAACCATATACAAGAAGATTCAAGATGGCGTTTTTGATGTATCAAATGAGGttagtttttttgtttcttgCAGTATATGTCCTCATACATCTTGTAGTTGACTTTATAAGAAAACATGTAGGAGATTACTGTGGTTTATGTAGGTTGTCAGTAGTGCCATGTTTTCGATTGAAATCTTGCTTTTGTAAATGTCTAGGAAAATGATTGACTTTATGCTACTATGGAGCCATTTTGTCAATGCATTTTATAACAATCATTAGATTTGTATTTGATTGGTTATTTTCATTGCTTAGAATATACTCAATTAGTGTGTCAGCAACTATAATAGGTAAAGCTCTCATTTGAAATATCTCATATCCTGTTGTCTTTGTTATATAAGGACTATGATGGGTTTTGGCTCACACTGTGTTGACTCTGTAAAAACACTTAGTATTATTCTCTTTGTAGAGTTACCAATAACTAAAATCACTTCCAATATACAAGTCAAAGGCAAATTAACTTGTTACCGTTTTGAATGAGTGAGAGCTGTGAATTTATCAAGTTTTGCTCTTGTTTGCAGTCTTATGGCATAAAAGTCGGATATGGGGGAATTCCAGGACCATCAGGAGGCAGAGATGGTTCTTCCTCTCAAGCTGGAGGCTGTTGCAGTTGAAGTTTGATTCCATTTGCCATGTTTATCTGGGTGTCTTTTacattctttgtttgttttattggTTAAATCTGAAGATTACGACTTTCTTTCTTTATATAAAGATTTTATAATTGAAATACCTGTATAATTTTCTCTGTCTTGTCTTTAATTGTAAATTTGACAGCTGTTTGAAGTAGTATTATTGACGCAAACTGCATATTGTGAATAGACAAGAAGTTTCTTTCTTCTGGTACTTGCTGATACCTTGATGGGGTTTAGACCCTTGTTGAATTCTCTGGATAGGGGTTTAGTGCTGATTTACTTCTTGTATTACCTCgctcttttattttttggtctTAAATATTGGGTGGTTATTAGGGAGATGAATATTCATATCTGCTCTGTTTTACTGAGTCGATGTTAGGAAATACACACACTAGAGTCTTAAGCCCCCGCAGCGATACATTGTTATGCCCATCTTCTAAGCCCACggcctctctcttcttcctcggCCACAGTCACCTGCACCTCCACCAATCCATCTTTATTCCTAGTCAGCCTAAAATCCATCAGGTCACTCTGCTTCAAGAATGGGGAAGATTGCGATTGGGGAACGTTTGCTTTATATTATATTGTATGCTGAACTGCATAAGGAATGACTTCTTTGCCTAATAAAAAGTAACACATAAGAAGTTGATTAATtgaaggggttttgtccatttaccccatttctagggatttttttcccacttaccccattaagtttttttaattctctcttacccaatacactctaagggagtcttccctaataccccattaatattttttttttgtttttaatttttttttaataccattttacccctcacccctttgttacttagagagagaaatagagaaaatggaagagagagaaaccataggagacttcgccggagcccgtcaccggccgccggaatccggtcaccggccgccggaatccggccaactttcgccggaatcaggtcaccggtcgccggattccggtcaccggccgccggattccggtcaccggctgccgcccaccggaatttgctgaaaatctcaccggaaagtttttttgcccccaatagacatctattgccccccaatagacctttattgccccctattgccccccaatagacgcctattgctccgatagtctattgccccctaatagacgtctattgacccccaatagacgactatcaaccatgtattgccccccaatagatgactatcagccatgtattgccccccaatagacgtttcgattaccgaaatgggaactaattttcctaaaattacacaaataaaactttgattaaataaaaaaaagaggagattacgtcaattcaaaacgtctattgccccccaatagacgtctattgccctccaatagacgcctattgcccccaatagacattcaaaacttttttttctttcactgtcccgttacttaaaaaaaaaaaaaaaaaaaaaaaaaaaaaaaaaaaaaaactgatatgggcacccagaaaatgatttgggcacccatgtcATCTTCTCCCATCTTTCCGACTGCAGACCCGGGACCGGAAGTAGTAGTTGATGTTGTCGCTGACGTCCTCCGGGAGCTCGAGCCCAGAGCCTCCATGTCACAATTCCCCTCCACAACCCCAAAATCGGAGTCGCCGGAGACCAAAACGGAACGGGCTGTTACCTGAGACTGCTCGACGCGCTGTTGGAACCGATCCATAACGAAATTGACCTCGTTCTCGCGATCCGACGACAAATCGTCGGTGTTGGAAATGGAATTGGGCTCCGAAACGATGTCATCGCGGTTCCGCTCGGCGTGGATTGTGGAATGGTACTGGGAAAAGATGTCGTCTTCGCAGTCAAAGTCTTCGTCGTCTTCTTCGTGGACGGTGACGAACTGGGCCGGCGGGAAATCAGGATCGGAGGACATGTAGAGGTCGAAGTCGTTGGAGGACCAGTTGGGGAGGGATTCGAAGGCTTGTTTATATGGTTGTCCTCGTCGGCGtgggtgaggagagagagagggagtgtgATGCTCGTGccggagagagaggagagatagAGGAGCATGGCATCAATGTCTTTTTCCAATTTGGCTGAGGGCAAAAATGTCATTTTACTTCAaatagggtaagtgggaataaaaatttcttgctcgggtaagtgggataactttgtccaattttggtgctttgggtcaaggacccttaattGAATTTGAGCACTTGCATACTATTTCACTCATTCAGccatgttcccctggtcagcagctgaccatggggaatatggtcactcaccgtccgattgaaatcggtcGGTTGATTGCTAAGTGATGAAATCTGATatgagagctgtcaaccgtccgattgaaatcggacggtgagtgaccatattccccatggtcagctgctgaccaggggaacactaCTGTTCACTCATTAACTTGTCCGGTGATttaatttttaatatatatttatatattaacTTGAATGTGGTGCAGACAATTGAAAGTGTTCGTAGATCCAAAGAAGATGACACAACCCAAAATTCAAACGTCTTTATAAAAAGGTTATCATGTGATGTGGGGCATGGGAATTGATCCATTTCTTTCAAAATTTGATTTACAATTAAGACCTGATTGAAACCTGAAAAGTTCAAAACtaaattttcttggatattgcagcagctagtaacctcattatgcgtgaattacctattttccaatcactcttcttgattccacgccacttctttatttttctagttttccgGCTAAACCAGGCAGGCAGGcacattctcgtcctacatcaaaaCACAATACACAACAGAGCTAATTAAAACATTAACTTTAAAACCTGTACATTAAAGTCATCCAAGTGAACAGCCAAGGTGAACCAAAAGAACACAGATCATCAAGTTTAGATGAGTACACAAACAGATTGTCGAGACTGTAACTTTGATTCAAAAGGTAGCATCTCTGTGTCATGTATTGCCCGGTATTCAGAATTTCAGATT harbors:
- the LOC133730062 gene encoding ras-related protein RABB1c, whose protein sequence is MSYAYLFKYIIIGDTGVGKSCLLLQFTDKRFQPVHDLTIGVEFGARMITIDNKPIKLQIWDTAGQESFRSITRSYYRGAAGALLVYDITRRETFNHLASWLEDARQHANANMTIMLIGNKCDLAHRRAVSTEEGEQFAKEHGLIFMEASAKTAQNVEEAFIKTAATIYKKIQDGVFDVSNESYGIKVGYGGIPGPSGGRDGSSSQAGGCCS